From the Nodularia sphaerocarpa UHCC 0038 genome, the window AGACGTAGGTTATAGCAGCAATCCGGCTGTATCTGTAACTCGTTTGCAAGTTGGTTTGTTAGCACAAGCCCGTGGTTTGCAGGATGAACTCAACAAAATTGCTGAATCTGCTGATACAAATTCGCCAGAAGGAAGAGCAGAAGTTTTGCAAGAAGCGAGTTTAGCCTTACTCCGTCATCCAGAATACTGGGTATATGGAGGTGGTGGAACGCAGCAAGTGAAATTAAATGCGGCTGAAGGTCAGTTTAATCGGTTGTCATTAGCAGAACGCAGCAAGTTTAGCGAAGAAACTCTATCTAATGTCAACAACCAGCTAAAAGCCGCCCTCAACAGAGATGCTTTACCTGCTGCTGACCAATTCGACAACCCCACCCAACTAATCAGTGAAGGTCCTGGAGAATACCTGATTGTTACCTTATTAGCGGCGACATTAGGCAAATTTGAAATCCCAGAGATTAACAGTGCTGATGATTTGCGTCAAGCCTTGCGGCGAATTGGGGGAATTCCCGGTGATCAACTTTTGGCTATTGAGGTGCTTTGGACTCCCCAAGCAGAAGGCGATACTCTCACATCTGATGATATCTTGGCGGAATACACCGATTTGAAACTGATGTAAAGGTTTTCTGGACTCAACAGAGAATCAGATCCCCGACTTCTTGAAGAAGTCGGGGATCTTTGTGTTCGTAGAATTGATATAAATAAGAAAAACTTGAGAGTATTAGAGTGGGTTATGCTGAAGCAACTCATCCTGGAGAATTGGAAAAGTTGAGGATGTGATTGATTTTCACTCTGAAAGTCTGATGAAATTCTATTGGGTAACTGAGGGTGAAAGCAGATAAAACTCATAAAAATTCTATGATTAAGCAAAGAGGAGAATTAAGTGGAAGGTAAAAGGTTTATCCACAAACTACGATTAGAAAATTTTCTTTCCTATGGAAGTGAGGGGGAAGAAATTGAATTACAACCGCTAAATGTCTTAATTGGCGCTAACACTTCTGGTAAATCAAATTTGATTGAAGCTTTGGGAATTTTACGGGCTACACCGATAGATTTACCCGCCCCATTTCGTCAAGGTGGAGGAGTAAGTGAGTTTCTTTGGAAAGGGGGACAGGAAAACCCAGTAGCTACAATTGAAGCTACTTTAGATTACCCTCAAAGACCCCAAAATCTACATTATAAGGTTAGCTTGACAGAAGTTGGTCAAAGAATAGAGTTAATTGATGAAGCTGTAGAGAATGAAGAACGATATCCAGGTGAACATGATGTTTATTTTTACTATCGTTATCAAGGCGGTCGTCCGGTTTTAAATATTAATAGTATTGATGATGCTAAACAATTTAAACGCTCTCTTAAACGAGAAGATTTAATTCCTGATCAGTCAGTTTTATCTCAGCGAAAAGATCCAGATTTGTATCCAGAACTTTCTTATCTCAGCACTGCCTTTTCTAATATAGGTTTATATCGTCATTGGCAGATGGGGCGTTATTCAGAACCAAGAAATGCTCAAAAGACTGATTTAGCAGAACATCCTCTCCTAGAAAATGGTAGTAATTTGGGTTTATTTTTAAATAACTTACAACACCAAATAGGTAATAGAAAAATTATTGAAAATTTGAAAAAGTTTTATGAAGCAGCCGAAGAATTGAGTGTAAGAATATATGGCGGTACAGTACAGATATTTGTTCGTGAAGAGGGTTTGATTCAACCAATTCCTGCAAATCGGCTATCTGATGGTACACTCCGTTATTTATTTTTAATGGCTTTATTACTTGACCCAACTCCACCACCACTTATTTGTCTTGAAGAACCAGAGATTGGTTTACACCCAGATATTTTACCGACTATTGCAGAAATGCTAATTGAAGCATCACAGAGAACACAATTAATAGTAACAACTCATTCTGATGCTTTAGTTTCTGCTTTGAGTGAATATCCCGAATCAGTGATAGTTTGTGAACGAGATGAAAAAGGCTCTCACCTCCGCCGCCTTGAACCTGATAAACTCAAAGACTGGCTAGAAAATTATACTCTTGGCGACCTTTGGCGGATGGGTGAAATTGGGGGGAATCGATGGTAAAAGAAATTCGGATTTATATAGAGGGTGGTGGTGATGGTAAAAATACTAAAGCTTTGATTAGGAAAGGATTTAGTCAATTTTTCAAACAATTTAAATTGAATATTACTATTTGTGGTTCTCGTAATAATGCTTTCCGTGATTTTAGAAATGCTTTAAAATCTTATCCCAATGCTTTTAACATTTTGTTGGTGGACGCAGAAGCACCTGTGACAATAAATTCTCCTTGGGGACATTTGAAGTTTAGGGATAATTGGGATAAACCTTCAGAAGTTGACGATAATCAATGCCATTTGATGGTTCAAACAATGGAAGCTTGGTTTATTGCTGATATTGAAACACTAAAGCAATTTTACGGTAAGGATTTTCTAGAAAATGCCATTCCTAAAACTTTAAATGTGGAGACAATTAATAAACAAAATCTAGAACGCAGTCTCAAAGCTGCTACGCGTAACACTAGTAAGGGTGAGTATCACAAAATTAAACACGCCTCTAAGCTTTTGGAATTGCTGGATGTGAATAAGGTTCGTCAAGCTTCCCCATCATGTGACCTCCTGCTGAAAACTTTAAGCGATAAGATAACAAAAGTTTGAGCGATCGCCTCTTAACCTCCACATCACGCTATCATCAGATATTGTGGAATCTCCGTGCATCACCCCTAGCATCTATGACTGCTTCTCAATCTGAACCTCAACCAACGGAACCCAACATCCCTGCTGCGCCTCACGTCGATACTCAATTGGTAGACCGCAGCAAGCTGAGTAAGATGTATCAGCATTATGTGGAAGTCAAAGATAAACATCCTCATGCTTTGCTACTGTATCGGGTCGGAGATTTTTTTGAAACTTTTTTCCAAGACGCTGTAACTGTCTCCAGAGAATTAGAACTTGTACTCACCAGTAAACACGCTGGGGAAGTTGGTCGCGTGGCGATGACTGGTGTACCTCATCACGCTTGGGAACGCTACACAACCCAATTGGTGGAAAAAGGCTACGCGGTGGTAATTTGCGACCAAGTAGAAGACGCATCGGAAGCAGTGGGTTTGGTCAAGCGCGAAGTTACCCGCATCCTCACACCAGGGACTTTGCTGGAAGAGGGAATGTTAAAATCCAGTCGTAATAATTACCTTGCGGCTGTGGTAATTGCGGTGAATCATTGGGGTTTGGCTTATGCAGATATCTCTACAGGGGAATTTCTCACCACTCAAGGAAGTGATTTAGAACACCTGACACAGGAATTAATGCGGTTGCAACCTTCCGAGGTTGTGGTTCCCACGAACGCCCCTGATTTGGGTAGCTTGCTGCGTCCGGGAGAAACTTCGCCCCATCTTCCCCAATGTCTACCACCATCATTTTGTTATAGCTTGCGATCGCAGGTTCCCTTTTCCCAAGGCGAAGCGAGACCCAAATTATTAGAAAAATTCAAATTGCGATCGCTCGAAGGACTCGGTTGTGATCATCTTCCCTTAGCTGTGCGGGCGGCTGGTGGTCTGCTGGAATACGTCGAAGATATGCAAAGAGTCAACCCAGTGGTTCTGCAAAGGTTACGCACATATACAATTACTGATTATTTAATTGTTGATAATCAAACACGGCGCAACCTGGAAATTACGCAAACAGTCAGGGATGGCACATTTCACGGTTCCCTGCTGTGGGCATTAGATAGAAGTAGTACAGCGATGGGCGGGCGGGCGTTGCGGCGGTGGTTATTGCAACCGCTAATTGATATTAAAGGCATTGGGGCGCGTCAAAATACCATCGAAGAGTTGATGGAAAATACACCCCTGCGTCAAGATTTGCGGCAGTTATTACGGCAAATTTACGATTTGGAACGGCTGACGGGAAGGGCTGCTTCTGGGACTGCTAACGCTAAAGATTTAGTCGCTTTGGCTGATTCACTGTCACGCTTACCGCAATTATCCCACTTGGTGATTGATGCGCGATCGCCTTTTTTGAAAGCTTTGCAGAGAGTACCTGTAGAACTATCAGAATTGGCGCAAAAATTACACGCCCATCTAGTAGAATCACCACCCATACATATTAAAGAAGGCGGGTTAATTCGTCCAGGGATGAATCCCCAGTTGGATGAGAGAAAAGCCACTGTAGAATCAGACCAACAATGGATTGCTAATTTAGAAGTTGATGAACGAGCAAAAACCGGAATCCCCACTTTAAAGGTAGGATTTAATAAAACCTTTGGTTACTACATTAGTATTTCTCGTTCTAAATCTGACCAAGTACCTGATAATTACATCCGTAAGCAAACTTTAACCAATGAAGAACGTTACATTACCCCAGAGTTGAAAGAACGGGAAGCGCGGATACTCACAGCGCGGGATGATTTAAATCAGTTGGAATATGAGATTTTTGTCGAGTTGCGGGAAGAAGTAGGAGAACAGGCGGAAATTATTCGCAATATTTCCCGTGCTGTAGCTGCTGCTGATGTGTTGTGTGGTTTGGCTGAATTGGCTGTACAGCAAGGTTATTGTCGTCCCCAGATGGTTGAGGGACGGGGAATTATGATTGTGGATGGTCGTCACCCGGTGGTGGAACAGTCTTTACCGGCTGGGTTTTTTGTGCCAAATTCTACTCAGTTGGGGAGGGAGGAAACGTTCGCGGAGCGTGCGCCCAGCGCATACCACAGAGGCGCAGAGGACGCGGAGGAAAGACCGGATTTAGTGATTTTGACTGGTCCGAATGCGAGTGGGAAGAGTTGTTATTTGCGTCAGGTGGGGTTGATTCAGTTGATGGCGCAAATTGGTAGTTTTGTGCCGGCGCGGTTGGCGAGGTTGGGGGTGTGCGATCGCATTTTCACTCGTGTAGGTGCTGTAGATGATTTAGCCACTGGTCAATCTACGTTTATGGTGGAGATGAATGAAACGGCGAATATTCTTAATCATGCTACTGCTAAATCCCTCGTATTATTAGATGAAATTGGCAGAGGAACAGCCACTTTTGATGGTCTTTCCATAGCTTGGGCGGTAGCAGAATATATAGCAGTGGATATTCGGGCGCGGACAATTTTTGCAACTCACTATCACGAATTAAATGAATTGGCTAGTATTCTCCCAAATGTGGCAAATTATCAGGTGACAGTGAAAGAATTACCCGACAGAATCATATTTCTGCACCAAGTTCAACCAGGAGGGGCGGATAAATCCTATGGTATTGAAGCCGGACGGTTAGCGGGTTTACCAGATGTAGTAATTCAACGCGCCAAACAAGTCATGGGACAAATTGAGAAACATAGTAAAATTGCAATGGGACTGCAAAATATGGATTAATATAGCATATTTAAACCACACGCTTAACTCTTCTTTACGCCCCTCCATGAGACTAATTCATCTATAGTGTTTCCTAATCACATGAGGTATCATAGTCCCCTCCTCGCTTGCGGGGAGGGGGTTGGGGGTGGGGTTTTCTTGATCCCTATTTGCAAACCACATCCGCCGACCTGCTGCGGTCAAATTTGCTTCACAAACCTCAGTCAAACATAGCAATTCATCACCTTTGATATGTCCGGGGTTCTGTTCCTGGAAAAATTTAATATGCGGGTCATTTAATCTCTCCTTGGGAATTTGATTGAGTTTTTCCGATAAAATTTGCGGATGAGGAAAGCGGACAACTCCAGATTCTTTAACATAGCGATCGCCAAAGCGTTCTTGTGCTAAAAAATCCATTAAACTAGAGACATAATCAGGAATTTCAGCATCATAACGCGGATAAAAAGTCTGCCAAAAAATCGGTAAAAATCGATAAGTACGATAACCACCGGAAATTAATAACCAATAGAGTTTACCTTGTGCATATATAGAACTCAGTTGATTAATAGCAGCAATCCAACTGCGTGATAAAATTGAACTTGACCAGACACTAGGATCTACAATCGTATCCCCAGAATAGATCACACTAATATTATCACCTGCAAACTCAGTATTATACAACAATATAGTTGAAAACCCTTTGATTATATGAGTATTTTCTTCATATAGGTAAAGCACCCAGTTCTTACTTTTTAAATCTTGATAAAACACATCATATTCAATCCCTGGAAAATGCTGATTCAGTAATTTAAACATAGCATCAATTTCCCCAGGCAATAATTTATTTATAGGCACTAATTGACTTTTCATAAAATTGAATTATCTAAAAATAAAAATTAAGGCATAATGGGAGAAATGGCGTTGCTGAAACCAAGTATGAATTTAGGTGTAGAGACGTTCCATGGAACGTCTCTACAGGGGCTTTGACATCATCAAAAATCATGTTCATACTTCAAATCAGCAACGCCGAAAATATTATTTTCCAATCAGTATTTAAATTTAAAGCAGGTGGTTTAATATCTCCTAGACGTTGCCCTAGTGATAAAGCATAATTAATATAGGTAGCCAGTGGATTTTTGACTCGCACAACTTCTAATTCTCCTAACTGTCCTAATTTACGTGCATATTCGTATTGAGGATTTGCTGCTAATGCCAAATCTAATAGTAGTCCTTGAGTTATAGCACTATTGGCATCATATTCGTCTCCATCTAGAAATAATACGTAATGTGGATGAGGTTTTATCTGCGGTACAAGCATCGCAAAACCACGTTGTTTTCCTAAACGCGATAGTACAAAATCTTCTGTTAATTTCTCCCCACACAAATCGCTAACTATTCCCCCACGTCCCACAAATTCTAGTAAAGGTGTGGCTTCAAACCAACCCTTGACCAAAACTTTATCGCCTAAATCATAGCGATATAATCCCGAAGCAGTTGTGATGACGACTCGATATATTTCTCCTGTAATTAACTCATCACATAATCTCGGTTTTTCATTGTCATCCACAAACTCATAAAATCCACTATTGATAGCTAGGACTGGTGTATTGCAACCCACTAAAGGTATACTAACAACTCCTTCTGTGGCTAAAAGTCCCTTACCTTGAATCCAGACATGGGGAAATAAATCTTGCAGTTGACGAATAAAAGCTTTCGCTGCTGCATCAGTCCAACAGCTAATTACTGATAATTTTTGCCAGACTTTTTTAAAGTCAATTATACCATTAAAAACAGCTTTTTTTAAAACCTCGGCTCGTTGTGGTGAAAATATCTTAGATGTACTTTTACCCGTGGCAATATCAGCAATTAAAACATCATATTTTAATTGAATTTCTTGGATTATTTGCAGTAAAAATGTAGGACTCCATACAGAAACAAAAGTTAAATCTTCCGCAGCTAGTAAATATAATGCAGTGAGATATCTCCACTCTGAGATATTAGCAATCATAGCCACTTCTGGCGGTACAGCTAAAAGGTGAAGAAGACAATTTTCTAACTCTTTCCCAAAATAAGCAGCATCACTTACCATCCCGATAGGAATACCACTGGGAGTGTTATTTGACTGACGAGTTACTGGACTAATTGCCCAATAAGTGCGCCCTAATTTCATCTCTGGTTTTTGCTGTAATAAATCGGCTATCCAAGGTAATATGGCTTGTTGAAATGCTGTTAAACCTGTGGCGGTGTATGGAATTAATTTCGCACCTTGAGTACTTCCACCAGTCATTTCAAAAGCTATTATGGGTTCATGGCAAAGAATTTGGGTTTTTCCTTCTGCCATTTGTTGAATATAAGGGGCTAAGTCTACATATTTATGTATAGGAACACGTGCAGCATATTCTTCATAGCTGGTGATACTGGTAAATTGATATTTTTCACCGAATATAGTATGGCGATTATTAGAAATAATTTCTTGTAATTTTTCGGTTTGCGTTTGCAGAGGGTTTTGCAGTTTTTGCAGAAATTCTTTCAGGGATGGTGTAACTTGGGTTTGGATTTTTTGCCAATTGTTAGAGATATTTGGATTTTCCATATTTAGAGTTTTTAATTAGGTATATTGGAATAAATAATCGACCACAGATGAACACAGATGAACACAGATAATTTTTGTGATTATTTACACTGTTAACGCTATAGTCACTAACCCAGTTAGCAGAGGAAGTATGAATTTGTACAGCTTCGGTAAGTTGTAACTGGGGTGGTATAGCAAAAGTCAAAAGTCAAAAGTCAAAAGTCAAAATTGAAATACTTGCTGAATCGGTTTTAGACTTTTGACTTGTCCTAATTTCTTTGGCGGTTGCTATACATTCCCATTTCTTCCCCCCTGCTCTTCTGTTTTTTCTGAATAATGACTGATTAATAACTTTGACTACTTTCATGATTTTTTAAAGTGTTCTAAATAAACTGCAACACATATCATAATTTTGTTACCTTTTTGTTAAGAATAGTTACAAGCCGGTTAACACAAGGAAATATTTATTATGGAAGTTTCACTTGAGAAGAATGCACCACATAACGTTGTAATCATTGGTGGTGGCTTTGGTGGACTGTATACAGCAAAGACTCTTGCGAAAGCGAATGTAAATATTACTCTGATCGATAAACGTAACTTTCACCTATTTCAGCCGCTTTTATACCAAGTCGCTACAGGTACGCTATCACCTGCTGATATTTCCTCACCATTGCGCTCTGTACTCAGGAAAAGCAAGAATACACAAGTGTTGTTGGGAGAAGTACAAAATATTGATCCCAAGACGCAACAAGTTATTTTGGATGAGAAAGTAGTACCTTACGATACATTAATTGTGGCCACAGGTGCTAACCATTCTTATTTTGGTAAGGATAACTGGAAAGAATTTGCTCCTGGTTTGAAAACTGTTGAAGATGCGATAGAAATACGTCGCCGGATATTTTCGGCTTTTGAAGCCGCAGAAAAAGAAAGTGATCCTGAAAAACGCCGTGCTTTTTTGACTTTTGTGATTGTGGGAGCAGGTCCAACTGGTGTAGAATTAGCAGGTGCGATCGCAGAGTTGTCATACAAAACGCTCCAAGAAGACTTCCGCAACATCAACACCTCAGAAACGAAAATTTTACTATTGCAAGGGGGCGATCGCATTCTCCCATACATTTCCCCAGATTTATCGCAAGCAGCAGCAGAAGCTTTGGAATCGTTGGGTGTGGTGATTAACACTAAAACCAGAGTAACAAATATTGAAAATAACATCGTTACTTTCAAGCAAGGCGATGAAATCAAAGAAATTGCCTCAAAAACTATCTTATGGGCAGCAGGTGTAAAAGCTTCGACAATGGGGAAAGTCCTAGAACACGGTACAGATGTAGAATGCGACCACGCCGGACGTGTGATGGTAGAACCGGACTTGAGTATCAAGGGTTATAAAAACATTTTCGTAGTGGGAGATTTAGCCAACTTCTCCCATCAAAATGGTAAACCCTTACCTGGTGTTGCACCCGTAGCCAAACAACAAGGAGAGTATGTAGCTAAACTCATTCAAAAACGGCTGAAAGGTCAAACTTTGCCACAATTTCATTACAACGACGTGGGTAGTTTGGCGATGATTGGGCAAAATTTAGCTGTTGTAGATTTAGGCTTAATCAAACTCAAAGGTTTCATTGCTTGGGTATTCTGGCTAGTAATTCACATCTACTTCTTAATTGAATTTGACACTAAATTAGTAGTAGTAATTCAGTGGGCGTGGAATTATATCACTCGTAATCGTCGCTCTAGATTGATTACAGGTCGAGAAGCTTTTGTCG encodes:
- a CDS encoding DUF1517 domain-containing protein, producing MRNKLQRIIKPLFKIFFVFSLVLTLALSHADGALAARSGGRIGGGSFGGGGGFRAPSSRTYTPRTYAPGGGGYYPGGGGFGFPFLLPLWGIGGGFGGIFSILIFLAIANFLMQTFRRVSNAEGEDVGYSSNPAVSVTRLQVGLLAQARGLQDELNKIAESADTNSPEGRAEVLQEASLALLRHPEYWVYGGGGTQQVKLNAAEGQFNRLSLAERSKFSEETLSNVNNQLKAALNRDALPAADQFDNPTQLISEGPGEYLIVTLLAATLGKFEIPEINSADDLRQALRRIGGIPGDQLLAIEVLWTPQAEGDTLTSDDILAEYTDLKLM
- a CDS encoding AAA family ATPase — protein: MEGKRFIHKLRLENFLSYGSEGEEIELQPLNVLIGANTSGKSNLIEALGILRATPIDLPAPFRQGGGVSEFLWKGGQENPVATIEATLDYPQRPQNLHYKVSLTEVGQRIELIDEAVENEERYPGEHDVYFYYRYQGGRPVLNINSIDDAKQFKRSLKREDLIPDQSVLSQRKDPDLYPELSYLSTAFSNIGLYRHWQMGRYSEPRNAQKTDLAEHPLLENGSNLGLFLNNLQHQIGNRKIIENLKKFYEAAEELSVRIYGGTVQIFVREEGLIQPIPANRLSDGTLRYLFLMALLLDPTPPPLICLEEPEIGLHPDILPTIAEMLIEASQRTQLIVTTHSDALVSALSEYPESVIVCERDEKGSHLRRLEPDKLKDWLENYTLGDLWRMGEIGGNRW
- a CDS encoding DUF4276 family protein — encoded protein: MVKEIRIYIEGGGDGKNTKALIRKGFSQFFKQFKLNITICGSRNNAFRDFRNALKSYPNAFNILLVDAEAPVTINSPWGHLKFRDNWDKPSEVDDNQCHLMVQTMEAWFIADIETLKQFYGKDFLENAIPKTLNVETINKQNLERSLKAATRNTSKGEYHKIKHASKLLELLDVNKVRQASPSCDLLLKTLSDKITKV
- the mutS gene encoding DNA mismatch repair protein MutS codes for the protein MTASQSEPQPTEPNIPAAPHVDTQLVDRSKLSKMYQHYVEVKDKHPHALLLYRVGDFFETFFQDAVTVSRELELVLTSKHAGEVGRVAMTGVPHHAWERYTTQLVEKGYAVVICDQVEDASEAVGLVKREVTRILTPGTLLEEGMLKSSRNNYLAAVVIAVNHWGLAYADISTGEFLTTQGSDLEHLTQELMRLQPSEVVVPTNAPDLGSLLRPGETSPHLPQCLPPSFCYSLRSQVPFSQGEARPKLLEKFKLRSLEGLGCDHLPLAVRAAGGLLEYVEDMQRVNPVVLQRLRTYTITDYLIVDNQTRRNLEITQTVRDGTFHGSLLWALDRSSTAMGGRALRRWLLQPLIDIKGIGARQNTIEELMENTPLRQDLRQLLRQIYDLERLTGRAASGTANAKDLVALADSLSRLPQLSHLVIDARSPFLKALQRVPVELSELAQKLHAHLVESPPIHIKEGGLIRPGMNPQLDERKATVESDQQWIANLEVDERAKTGIPTLKVGFNKTFGYYISISRSKSDQVPDNYIRKQTLTNEERYITPELKEREARILTARDDLNQLEYEIFVELREEVGEQAEIIRNISRAVAAADVLCGLAELAVQQGYCRPQMVEGRGIMIVDGRHPVVEQSLPAGFFVPNSTQLGREETFAERAPSAYHRGAEDAEERPDLVILTGPNASGKSCYLRQVGLIQLMAQIGSFVPARLARLGVCDRIFTRVGAVDDLATGQSTFMVEMNETANILNHATAKSLVLLDEIGRGTATFDGLSIAWAVAEYIAVDIRARTIFATHYHELNELASILPNVANYQVTVKELPDRIIFLHQVQPGGADKSYGIEAGRLAGLPDVVIQRAKQVMGQIEKHSKIAMGLQNMD
- a CDS encoding GH3 auxin-responsive promoter family protein, whose product is MENPNISNNWQKIQTQVTPSLKEFLQKLQNPLQTQTEKLQEIISNNRHTIFGEKYQFTSITSYEEYAARVPIHKYVDLAPYIQQMAEGKTQILCHEPIIAFEMTGGSTQGAKLIPYTATGLTAFQQAILPWIADLLQQKPEMKLGRTYWAISPVTRQSNNTPSGIPIGMVSDAAYFGKELENCLLHLLAVPPEVAMIANISEWRYLTALYLLAAEDLTFVSVWSPTFLLQIIQEIQLKYDVLIADIATGKSTSKIFSPQRAEVLKKAVFNGIIDFKKVWQKLSVISCWTDAAAKAFIRQLQDLFPHVWIQGKGLLATEGVVSIPLVGCNTPVLAINSGFYEFVDDNEKPRLCDELITGEIYRVVITTASGLYRYDLGDKVLVKGWFEATPLLEFVGRGGIVSDLCGEKLTEDFVLSRLGKQRGFAMLVPQIKPHPHYVLFLDGDEYDANSAITQGLLLDLALAANPQYEYARKLGQLGELEVVRVKNPLATYINYALSLGQRLGDIKPPALNLNTDWKIIFSALLI
- a CDS encoding NAD(P)/FAD-dependent oxidoreductase gives rise to the protein MEVSLEKNAPHNVVIIGGGFGGLYTAKTLAKANVNITLIDKRNFHLFQPLLYQVATGTLSPADISSPLRSVLRKSKNTQVLLGEVQNIDPKTQQVILDEKVVPYDTLIVATGANHSYFGKDNWKEFAPGLKTVEDAIEIRRRIFSAFEAAEKESDPEKRRAFLTFVIVGAGPTGVELAGAIAELSYKTLQEDFRNINTSETKILLLQGGDRILPYISPDLSQAAAEALESLGVVINTKTRVTNIENNIVTFKQGDEIKEIASKTILWAAGVKASTMGKVLEHGTDVECDHAGRVMVEPDLSIKGYKNIFVVGDLANFSHQNGKPLPGVAPVAKQQGEYVAKLIQKRLKGQTLPQFHYNDVGSLAMIGQNLAVVDLGLIKLKGFIAWVFWLVIHIYFLIEFDTKLVVVIQWAWNYITRNRRSRLITGREAFVEAQSVDNSSAYQTPEKKQPVKL